From one Lactiplantibacillus paraplantarum genomic stretch:
- a CDS encoding thymidine kinase: MAQLFFRYGAMNSGKTIEILKVAHNYEEQDKSVIILTSGLDNRDGVGYVASRIGLKREATPVFDDTNVFDVVSQTNPDAACVLIDEAQFLKKHHVLELANVVDKLKIPVMTFGLKNDFRNELFEGSKYLLLYADKIEEMKTICWFCRKKAIMNLRFHDGQPVYEGEQVQIGGNEAYYPVCRHHYFYPPKLTK; encoded by the coding sequence TTGGCACAGTTATTTTTTCGGTATGGCGCGATGAACAGTGGTAAAACCATTGAAATTTTGAAAGTTGCCCATAATTATGAGGAACAAGATAAGTCGGTCATCATCCTAACGAGTGGCTTAGATAATCGTGATGGCGTGGGCTACGTTGCAAGCCGAATTGGCCTGAAACGCGAAGCAACACCAGTTTTTGACGATACGAATGTTTTCGATGTCGTTAGTCAGACTAATCCAGACGCGGCCTGCGTTTTAATTGACGAAGCCCAGTTTTTGAAGAAACATCATGTCTTAGAGTTAGCCAATGTTGTGGATAAGTTGAAGATTCCAGTCATGACGTTTGGCTTGAAAAACGATTTTCGCAACGAGTTGTTTGAAGGCAGCAAGTACCTGCTATTATATGCTGATAAGATTGAAGAAATGAAGACGATCTGCTGGTTTTGTCGTAAAAAGGCAATTATGAATTTACGGTTCCACGATGGTCAGCCAGTCTATGAAGGCGAACAAGTTCAAATCGGGGGTAATGAGGCGTACTACCCAGTTTGTCGTCATCATTATTTTTACCCGCCGAAATTAACAAAGTGA
- the prmC gene encoding peptide chain release factor N(5)-glutamine methyltransferase has product MIKPDQPTYFEAQQWASFCLKTAQLPTDSARFLLLGLSRLDQTQLLIHYRDSLPTNIWQAYQQGIDRVVAGEPVQYVLGHAPFYGLELQVDPAVLIPRVETEELVDWILTDIPETAPVRLLDVGTGSGAIALALKHERPAWEITASDISTAALRVAQTNADHLRLDVSLVHSDLLVDVSQQSFDVIVSNPPYIATSEKDVMDASVLDYEPQTALFAAHEGLALYERLAATVADYLVPTGRLYLEFGYHQGAALQQLFTQTLPDATVTLRQDMAGHDRMLRVDMAANQR; this is encoded by the coding sequence ATGATTAAGCCTGATCAGCCTACTTACTTTGAAGCCCAGCAGTGGGCTTCTTTTTGTCTAAAGACGGCCCAATTGCCCACGGACAGTGCTCGTTTTTTGTTGTTAGGATTGAGTCGTCTGGATCAGACCCAATTATTAATTCATTACCGTGATTCTTTACCAACGAACATCTGGCAGGCCTATCAGCAGGGAATTGACCGGGTGGTAGCTGGTGAGCCGGTTCAGTATGTGCTAGGCCACGCGCCGTTTTATGGCCTGGAATTGCAAGTTGATCCGGCAGTGCTAATTCCTAGAGTTGAAACCGAAGAATTGGTAGACTGGATTTTAACCGATATTCCTGAGACGGCACCGGTGCGCCTCTTAGATGTTGGTACCGGGTCGGGGGCAATTGCCTTGGCCTTGAAACATGAGCGCCCGGCGTGGGAGATTACGGCTAGCGATATTTCAACAGCGGCACTACGGGTAGCCCAAACGAATGCGGACCACTTACGGCTAGATGTTTCATTGGTTCACAGTGATTTACTAGTTGATGTGTCTCAGCAATCATTTGATGTTATTGTGAGCAATCCGCCGTACATTGCAACGAGTGAAAAAGATGTCATGGATGCGAGTGTTTTAGACTATGAGCCACAGACGGCACTATTTGCTGCTCATGAGGGGCTGGCGCTTTATGAACGGTTAGCCGCGACGGTTGCCGATTATTTGGTCCCAACCGGTCGCTTATACTTGGAGTTTGGCTATCATCAGGGGGCGGCCCTACAACAGCTATTTACGCAGACATTACCTGACGCAACGGTGACGCTGCGACAAGATATGGCTGGCCATGACCGAATGCTTCGCGTCGATATGGCGGCAAATCAGCGATAG
- the prfA gene encoding peptide chain release factor 1, protein MDKFFDKLQAVADRYEELGELLSDPEVISDSQRFMKLSKEMGNIRETVEKYNHYKEVTSQIEENDELLREKLDDEMNAMVKDDLKNLNAEKDQLEHEITLLMLPKDPNDDKNIIMEIHGAAGGDEASLFAADLFNMYSKYAERQGWQVEVADRNETEVGGFKEIVLIISGDKVYSKLKYESGAHRVQRVPVTESAGRVHTSTATVGVMPEAQDVDIDIDQKDIRTDVFRSSGAGGQHINKTSSAVRMTHLPTGIVVSMQDQRSQQQNRAKAMEILRARVYDYYQSREQNEYDAERKSAVGTGDRSERIRTYNFPQNRVTDHRIGLTLNKLDRVMNGELDEVIDALVLADQAEKMERLTND, encoded by the coding sequence ATGGATAAGTTTTTTGATAAGTTACAAGCCGTTGCTGATCGGTATGAAGAACTCGGTGAATTGTTAAGTGATCCGGAAGTCATTTCAGATTCACAACGATTCATGAAGTTATCTAAAGAAATGGGTAATATTCGTGAGACCGTTGAAAAGTATAATCACTATAAGGAAGTTACGAGTCAGATTGAAGAAAATGATGAGTTGCTTCGTGAAAAGCTTGACGATGAAATGAATGCGATGGTCAAAGATGATTTAAAGAACCTCAACGCAGAAAAAGATCAGTTGGAACATGAAATCACGTTACTGATGTTGCCTAAAGATCCTAACGATGATAAGAATATCATCATGGAAATTCACGGTGCCGCTGGTGGTGATGAAGCCAGCTTGTTTGCAGCTGACCTCTTCAACATGTACTCGAAGTACGCAGAGCGGCAAGGGTGGCAGGTAGAAGTCGCTGACCGTAATGAAACTGAAGTCGGCGGTTTTAAAGAAATTGTGTTAATTATTTCTGGTGATAAGGTTTATTCAAAGTTGAAGTATGAGAGTGGTGCTCACCGGGTACAACGGGTGCCAGTGACTGAATCAGCTGGCCGGGTGCACACTTCAACAGCAACGGTCGGGGTGATGCCAGAAGCACAAGATGTTGATATTGATATTGACCAAAAGGATATTCGAACGGATGTCTTCCGGTCATCTGGTGCTGGTGGTCAGCATATCAATAAGACGTCTTCGGCGGTGCGGATGACCCATTTACCAACTGGAATCGTAGTTTCAATGCAGGATCAGCGGTCCCAACAACAAAACCGGGCTAAAGCAATGGAAATCTTGCGGGCACGCGTTTACGATTATTATCAATCACGGGAACAAAACGAATATGATGCTGAACGTAAATCGGCCGTTGGGACGGGTGATCGTTCCGAACGTATTCGGACTTACAATTTTCCACAAAACCGCGTCACGGATCACCGGATTGGGTTAACACTCAATAAACTTGACCGGGTCATGAACGGTGAACTGGACGAAGTTATTGATGCCCTCGTTCTAGCTGACCAAGCCGAAAAGATGGAGCGTTTAACTAATGATTAA